In Nitrospira sp., a single genomic region encodes these proteins:
- the clpB gene encoding ATP-dependent chaperone ClpB — MNTMTMKLQEALQTASSHAMRRSHQGIDVEHLLLALLDQEGGTTSTLLEQAGVALPAVRQATDQALGKLPQVQGASGGPGQVHVTNRLSQVLSKAEDEKAALKDDFLSVEHVLLAMVQEGGIFKKLGVTRDRLLSGLQQVRGNQRVTTQDPESTYQSLEKYGRDLTRAAGQGKLDPVIGRDDEIRRVIQILSRRTKNNPVLIGEPGVGKTAIVEGLAIRIIKGDVPEGLKQKRVITLDMGSLVAGAKFRGEFEERLKAVLKEIQSSQGQILLFIDELHTVVGAGAAEGSMDAANLLKPMLARGELHLIGATTLDEYRKHIEKDAALERRFQTVLVDQPSVEDTISILRGLKERYEVHHGVRIKDGALVAAAKLSNRYIADRFLPDKAIDLVDEAAARLRTEIDSLPAELDEVSRKVLQLEIEREALRKEKDQASAARLTTLETELAEKQSAAQVLKTQWDSEKASVGRLRKTREAIEEVKLKIEQAERAYDLNRVAELRYGDLPRLERELAIEQTSLGKKQDQNRLLKEEVDEDEIAAVVSRWTGIPVSRLMEGESDKLLKLEDLLHQRVIGQDEGVRAVADAVLRARSGIKDPNRPIGSFLFLGPTGVGKTELARALATVLFDDESNLIRIDMSEYMEKHTVARLIGAPPGYVGFEEGGQLTEAVRRHPFSVVLFDEIEKAHHDVFNVFLQILDDGRLTDSQGRTVDFKNTVLIMTSNIGSPQILESQQTGASYDEMRSVVMGELRQHFRPEFLNRVDETVVFHPLATEQLVKIVEIQLERLRGRLAERRIQLAITPAALAYLGERGYDPVYGARPLKRLIQQELETPLARLLVKGELRDGDTASIDRKEQALVIVPTVTAEG; from the coding sequence ATGAACACAATGACGATGAAACTCCAGGAAGCCCTGCAAACGGCTTCATCGCATGCCATGCGCCGCAGCCACCAGGGCATCGACGTTGAGCATTTATTGCTCGCGCTCCTCGATCAGGAAGGCGGAACCACATCCACACTACTTGAGCAAGCCGGTGTGGCACTCCCCGCCGTTCGTCAGGCCACCGATCAGGCGCTCGGTAAATTGCCTCAGGTACAGGGTGCGAGCGGTGGTCCCGGACAGGTGCATGTCACCAATCGCTTAAGCCAGGTCCTCAGCAAAGCCGAAGATGAAAAGGCCGCACTGAAAGATGACTTTCTCAGCGTCGAGCACGTATTGCTCGCCATGGTTCAAGAAGGCGGCATTTTCAAAAAGCTGGGGGTGACGCGCGATCGTCTCCTGTCCGGCTTGCAACAAGTACGGGGCAATCAACGGGTGACCACGCAAGATCCCGAAAGCACCTATCAATCGCTCGAAAAATACGGCCGTGACCTGACGCGGGCAGCGGGTCAGGGAAAGCTCGATCCGGTAATCGGACGGGACGATGAAATTCGCCGCGTGATTCAAATTCTCTCTCGACGGACCAAGAACAATCCCGTCCTGATCGGCGAGCCCGGTGTGGGCAAGACCGCCATCGTCGAAGGATTGGCCATCCGGATCATCAAGGGAGATGTTCCGGAAGGGCTGAAACAGAAACGAGTCATCACCTTAGATATGGGGTCGCTGGTCGCGGGCGCGAAATTTCGCGGCGAATTCGAAGAGCGGCTCAAGGCGGTGCTCAAGGAAATTCAATCCTCGCAGGGACAGATTCTGCTGTTCATCGACGAGTTGCACACCGTCGTCGGAGCCGGCGCGGCCGAGGGCTCGATGGATGCGGCGAACTTGCTCAAGCCTATGCTCGCGCGCGGAGAGTTGCACCTCATTGGCGCCACAACGCTCGATGAGTACCGTAAACATATCGAAAAAGACGCGGCGCTCGAACGGCGGTTCCAGACCGTCCTGGTCGATCAACCGTCGGTCGAAGATACGATCTCGATCCTGCGCGGCCTGAAGGAGCGATACGAAGTTCACCATGGCGTGCGTATTAAGGACGGCGCCCTGGTGGCGGCGGCAAAGTTATCGAACCGATATATTGCGGACCGCTTCCTGCCCGACAAAGCCATTGATTTGGTCGATGAGGCGGCGGCGCGGTTGAGGACCGAGATCGATAGCCTGCCGGCCGAGCTGGATGAAGTCTCCCGCAAAGTACTGCAACTGGAGATTGAACGCGAAGCGCTCCGGAAAGAAAAGGATCAGGCGAGTGCCGCCCGCTTGACCACGCTCGAAACGGAACTGGCCGAAAAGCAGAGTGCCGCTCAGGTTCTCAAGACGCAGTGGGATTCAGAAAAGGCCTCGGTCGGGCGTCTCCGGAAGACCAGAGAAGCCATCGAAGAAGTGAAACTGAAAATTGAACAGGCCGAGCGGGCCTACGATCTCAATCGGGTGGCCGAACTCCGCTATGGAGACCTCCCCCGTCTGGAACGTGAACTCGCCATCGAACAAACCTCTTTGGGGAAAAAGCAGGATCAGAACCGGCTGCTCAAGGAAGAAGTCGATGAGGATGAGATTGCCGCGGTCGTGAGTCGGTGGACTGGAATCCCCGTCTCACGGTTAATGGAAGGCGAGTCCGACAAACTGCTCAAGCTGGAGGATCTGCTGCATCAACGGGTCATCGGTCAAGACGAAGGCGTGCGCGCGGTGGCCGACGCGGTACTGCGGGCGAGGTCCGGCATCAAAGATCCCAACCGGCCGATCGGATCGTTCCTCTTTCTCGGCCCGACCGGTGTGGGGAAAACCGAGTTGGCGAGAGCGCTGGCGACCGTGCTCTTCGATGATGAGAGCAACCTCATTCGTATCGACATGTCGGAGTATATGGAAAAGCACACGGTTGCCCGTCTGATCGGAGCGCCGCCGGGATACGTAGGCTTCGAGGAAGGTGGGCAGTTGACCGAAGCGGTGCGCCGTCACCCCTTCTCCGTCGTGCTCTTCGATGAAATCGAAAAGGCGCACCACGACGTCTTCAATGTGTTTTTGCAAATCCTGGATGATGGGCGGCTGACGGATTCCCAAGGCCGGACGGTCGACTTCAAAAATACCGTCCTAATCATGACCTCGAATATCGGCAGTCCCCAAATTCTTGAGTCGCAACAGACCGGGGCCTCGTATGATGAGATGCGATCGGTCGTCATGGGAGAACTCCGGCAACATTTCCGCCCGGAATTTCTCAATCGCGTGGACGAAACCGTCGTCTTCCACCCGCTGGCGACCGAGCAACTCGTGAAGATTGTGGAGATTCAGCTGGAACGGTTGCGGGGACGACTGGCCGAACGGCGCATTCAGCTGGCCATTACCCCGGCTGCTCTCGCCTATCTGGGAGAACGCGGCTACGATCCGGTCTACGGCGCGCGCCCGCTCAAGCGGCTCATTCAGCAGGAGTTGGAAACGCCCCTCGCACGACTCCTCGTGAAGGGTGAACTGCGCGACGGGGACACCGCATCAATCGATCGGAAGGAACAGGCGCTGGTGATTGTTCCGACCGTGACAGCGGAGGGCTGA
- a CDS encoding ATP-binding protein has product MRLSIFWRLVLTCLVIIVVMAGVNLYALFQLRQLTALSTEMASFHYPAVEAAKRLQESLFAQLNSEKKYLATKDGTFLTNFNEEVEEFQRNLQHLRDQEIAPHAITLLQEAGQLLQERLVLFHDEFEQPGDRVGGHEAGYENRRDAIMDRMSATIQSYIDVHEARVSVGVSESRASAARAEAVTEQLVLVALVFGLGLAGIASYSILRPLRQLQGHIKLIGQGKFGTPLEITAPSELRDLVDTVNWMGGKLQELDDMKSEFLAHVSHELRTPMASIQEGTHLLLDEIPGPLLAEQRTTLRIMADSSRRLIHLISTILDLSKMEAGMMEYRIVPIDLNRIADISVNKVRLLADSKHVQLLTEHPKERLWVKADALRIEQVLDNLLSNALKFSPEGGIVKLHMAPDPKAGVLEISVSDAGPGIDSEDLPHIFERFYQGRNKAKNASAGSGLGLALAKKIVEAHSGRIWIEGEAGKGTTVRFILRLTKPGGTS; this is encoded by the coding sequence ATGAGACTTTCCATATTTTGGCGATTGGTTCTCACCTGCCTGGTGATTATTGTGGTCATGGCAGGGGTGAATCTCTATGCCTTATTCCAGCTTCGCCAGCTCACGGCGCTCAGTACAGAAATGGCTTCGTTTCACTATCCGGCCGTTGAGGCCGCCAAGAGACTGCAGGAGTCCTTGTTTGCCCAACTCAATAGTGAAAAAAAATATCTGGCGACGAAAGATGGAACGTTTCTCACGAATTTCAATGAAGAGGTTGAAGAATTCCAGCGAAATCTTCAGCATCTTCGTGATCAAGAAATCGCGCCTCATGCCATCACGTTGCTTCAGGAGGCCGGGCAGCTCCTGCAAGAGCGCCTAGTTCTTTTTCATGACGAATTCGAGCAACCCGGCGATCGGGTGGGCGGGCATGAGGCAGGATACGAGAACCGTCGAGATGCCATCATGGATCGGATGTCTGCGACGATTCAAAGTTATATCGACGTACATGAAGCACGGGTGAGTGTGGGGGTCAGCGAATCACGTGCGAGTGCCGCGCGGGCGGAAGCCGTCACGGAGCAGTTAGTGCTGGTTGCCTTGGTATTCGGACTTGGACTCGCGGGGATTGCCAGTTATAGTATTCTGCGTCCGCTTCGTCAGTTGCAGGGACATATCAAGCTGATCGGGCAAGGAAAATTCGGCACACCGTTGGAGATTACCGCACCTTCGGAACTTCGCGATCTGGTCGACACTGTGAACTGGATGGGGGGGAAGCTCCAGGAGCTGGACGACATGAAGTCGGAATTTCTCGCCCACGTGTCGCATGAACTACGCACGCCGATGGCTTCAATTCAGGAAGGGACTCATCTGCTCCTCGATGAAATTCCCGGACCGCTCCTAGCAGAGCAGCGAACCACGCTTCGGATCATGGCCGATAGCAGTCGACGGTTGATTCATCTGATCTCGACCATTCTCGATCTTTCAAAGATGGAAGCCGGAATGATGGAGTATCGCATTGTCCCGATCGATCTGAATCGCATTGCGGATATTTCAGTCAACAAAGTCAGACTTTTGGCTGATTCCAAACACGTTCAGCTCCTGACGGAACACCCGAAAGAACGTCTCTGGGTGAAGGCCGATGCGCTGCGCATTGAACAGGTACTGGATAATCTCTTGTCAAACGCCTTGAAATTCAGCCCTGAAGGAGGCATCGTCAAGCTGCACATGGCTCCCGATCCTAAGGCGGGGGTCTTGGAGATATCTGTATCCGATGCCGGACCCGGTATCGATTCGGAAGATCTTCCCCATATCTTCGAACGGTTTTATCAGGGACGAAATAAGGCCAAGAATGCCTCCGCAGGGAGCGGGCTTGGATTGGCGCTGGCAAAGAAAATTGTGGAAGCCCATAGTGGGCGGATCTGGATTGAAGGTGAGGCTGGAAAGGGAACGACTGTACGGTTTATCCTACGGTTGACCAAACCTGGCGGGACAAGCTGA
- a CDS encoding sigma-54 dependent transcriptional regulator produces MDKEQILVVDDDEGLLHLLKMRLSAEGFAVTSCTTGHEALVEAKKKMFDLAITDLRLRGEDGLDVTEELLRIHPQLPVIILTAHGSIPNAVEAMQRGAFGYLTKPFDDKELKATIEKALSQQRMSKEIQRLKSLVKELYGLENVVARSPAMQRLFQQIAQVADSDATILLFGETGTGKEVMARVAHTNSRRSKGPFVALNCAAIPETLFESELFGHVRGAFTSAHGAKKGLFQSANGGTIFLDEIGEMPLSMQVKLLRAVQEREVREVGSELSTKIDVRIIAATNKDLGEAVKNGSFRNDLYYRISVVPLFIPPLRDRRDDIPLLAQHFLKISNQRANKDVRGFTPTALHRLMVNPWPGNVRELENAIEKAVVMTRQDMITPDLLPSVGVSPDTPLKPLTEAKEEFERTYLKNVLQLTGGNISRAAQFAGRYRADFYKMLRKYGLHPSTTKGKIEADIEEMEDESTLMEADR; encoded by the coding sequence ATGGACAAGGAACAAATTTTAGTCGTCGATGATGATGAAGGATTGCTGCATCTCTTGAAGATGCGGCTCTCCGCTGAGGGATTTGCCGTCACCTCCTGCACCACCGGGCACGAGGCTCTGGTGGAGGCGAAGAAGAAGATGTTCGACCTGGCCATTACGGATCTGCGACTGCGCGGGGAGGATGGTCTCGACGTGACGGAGGAACTGCTGCGGATTCATCCGCAGTTGCCGGTGATTATCCTGACCGCGCACGGCAGCATTCCGAATGCCGTCGAAGCGATGCAGCGCGGAGCGTTCGGGTATTTGACGAAGCCGTTCGACGACAAAGAACTGAAAGCCACGATCGAAAAAGCTCTGTCGCAACAGCGCATGAGCAAGGAAATTCAGCGGCTCAAGTCTTTGGTCAAGGAACTCTACGGCCTTGAAAACGTCGTCGCGCGCAGCCCCGCGATGCAGCGACTCTTTCAGCAGATTGCCCAAGTGGCGGATTCCGATGCCACCATTCTTCTGTTCGGTGAAACTGGCACGGGTAAAGAGGTGATGGCGCGGGTGGCGCACACCAACAGCCGCCGCAGCAAAGGGCCTTTCGTCGCGTTAAACTGCGCAGCCATTCCTGAAACCCTATTCGAGAGCGAACTGTTCGGGCATGTGCGCGGGGCTTTCACCAGCGCGCATGGGGCTAAAAAAGGACTCTTTCAGAGCGCCAATGGCGGCACAATTTTCCTTGATGAAATCGGAGAAATGCCGCTGTCGATGCAGGTAAAGTTGTTGCGTGCGGTTCAGGAGCGGGAAGTCCGCGAAGTCGGCTCTGAACTCTCGACCAAGATCGATGTGCGCATCATTGCTGCGACGAACAAAGATCTCGGCGAAGCAGTCAAGAACGGCAGCTTCCGCAACGATCTCTATTATCGAATTTCCGTGGTGCCTCTCTTCATTCCGCCGCTGCGCGACCGTCGCGACGATATTCCGTTGCTCGCGCAACATTTCCTCAAGATCAGCAACCAGCGGGCGAATAAAGACGTCCGTGGTTTCACGCCAACGGCATTGCATCGTTTGATGGTGAATCCCTGGCCGGGAAATGTGCGCGAACTGGAAAATGCCATCGAGAAAGCCGTGGTGATGACCAGGCAGGATATGATTACGCCTGATCTTCTGCCGTCCGTCGGCGTGTCTCCGGATACGCCGCTGAAACCTCTGACAGAGGCGAAAGAAGAATTCGAGCGGACATATCTCAAGAATGTTCTTCAGCTGACCGGTGGGAATATCTCCCGCGCCGCCCAGTTTGCCGGCCGCTATCGGGCAGACTTTTATAAGATGTTGCGAAAATACGGACTGCACCCCTCGACCACGAAGGGGAAGATTGAGGCTGACATCGAAGAGATGGAGGATGAGTCGACTCTGATGGAAGCGGACCGATAG
- a CDS encoding ATP-binding protein, protein MDTDKKESAEELRDNTDQSLEEEREKTDEFLDQTIAMVEKKTTEKVQSIRQATDKAVESQREEVDLNKEHQREVTGIPPSHMAEKLLVQEREMSDKSKALEREAEDRARINERKQKQVIAETLLERERKKTDNTLFEERLHGDLELITRDQFLAIVSHDLKNSIVAIAIGARLMRGGLSKGAVEAGSVLEHLTLIEQAATGMDRMISDILDVEEFSHTKLILKPEQIDVRALLQECIDLFAPIVSSKSFSMTLRTAPEPIFADMDHDRILQVLSNLIGNSLKFTPNGGTIELSVQKQDAQVELSVADNGPGIPEDEKHQIFERFSQLNRNDRRGLGLGLFIAKWIVEAHGGHIGVKSELGKGSTFSFSLPLMVRP, encoded by the coding sequence ATGGACACTGACAAAAAAGAATCCGCCGAGGAGCTGCGCGATAACACCGATCAGAGCTTAGAGGAGGAGCGGGAAAAAACTGACGAATTTCTCGATCAAACTATTGCAATGGTCGAAAAAAAGACTACCGAGAAAGTCCAGTCGATTCGGCAGGCCACCGATAAGGCTGTCGAAAGTCAACGTGAAGAAGTAGATCTCAACAAAGAGCATCAGCGTGAAGTAACCGGCATCCCGCCCTCACACATGGCCGAGAAGCTTCTCGTTCAAGAGCGCGAAATGTCAGACAAATCGAAGGCGCTTGAGCGAGAAGCAGAAGATCGTGCTCGGATAAATGAACGGAAACAAAAGCAAGTCATTGCCGAGACGCTCCTTGAACGGGAGCGTAAGAAAACGGACAACACTCTCTTCGAAGAACGGCTCCACGGGGATCTAGAGTTGATTACGCGGGATCAATTTCTCGCAATAGTCAGTCACGACTTGAAAAATTCCATCGTCGCAATTGCGATCGGCGCTCGTTTGATGCGGGGGGGGCTTTCTAAAGGTGCAGTGGAGGCTGGCAGTGTGCTTGAACACCTTACATTAATCGAGCAGGCCGCCACAGGTATGGACCGGATGATCAGCGATATCCTTGATGTGGAGGAATTCTCACATACGAAGCTCATACTTAAGCCTGAACAGATCGACGTTCGCGCTTTGCTACAAGAGTGCATAGACCTATTTGCTCCGATCGTTTCAAGTAAGTCATTTTCCATGACCCTTCGCACAGCCCCTGAGCCGATATTCGCCGATATGGATCACGACAGGATTCTTCAGGTGTTGTCCAACCTGATCGGCAATTCACTGAAGTTCACGCCCAATGGTGGCACCATCGAGCTTTCTGTGCAGAAACAGGATGCTCAAGTGGAACTTTCAGTAGCCGATAATGGGCCTGGGATTCCCGAAGATGAGAAGCACCAGATTTTTGAAAGGTTCTCGCAGCTTAATAGGAACGACCGCCGTGGCCTGGGTCTGGGACTGTTTATCGCCAAGTGGATCGTGGAGGCGCATGGGGGACATATTGGGGTGAAGTCTGAATTGGGGAAGGGAAGCACGTTCAGCTTCAGCCTTCCATTAATGGTAAGGCCCTGA
- a CDS encoding sigma-54 dependent transcriptional regulator, which produces MTAPHVLVIDDDQAVRDVLQETLSSEGYTVSVAADATTGMQVVKEHPVQILVTDFQLPDFNGLEVIERVTRIDSKIIPIVMTGFGTVECAVQAMKAGAFDFVTKPFDPDTVVVVVKKAIEFQRLRQENQFLRKAVREQYRLEQLIGVSEPMQQVLDFVQKVADSDSTVLIQGESGTGKELVARMLHFNSSRKDRPMVPVNCGAIPETLLESELFGHEKGAFTGAAQTRMGRFELANGGTIFLDEVGEMSLSLQVKLLRVIQERSFERVGGSRTIQVDVRIVAATNQDLEKMVEEKRFRQDLFYRLNVIPIVTPPLRDRQSDIPLLIEHFLKRFNHMKQTAITGFAPEALEVLTAFHWPGNIRELENMIERLVVLKKQGLLTVADLPEKLHKKTASQPEMKDQFIRFTEDGIHLSNEVEQYENQLIGEAMRKANGVTARAAQLLHVNRTTLVEKLKRRGIDSKSRVEALPN; this is translated from the coding sequence ATGACTGCTCCTCATGTTTTAGTCATTGATGACGACCAAGCGGTGCGCGACGTTCTGCAGGAGACCCTGTCTTCTGAAGGATATACTGTTTCAGTCGCCGCCGATGCCACGACCGGCATGCAAGTCGTCAAAGAGCATCCTGTTCAGATTCTGGTCACGGACTTCCAGCTGCCCGACTTTAACGGTCTCGAAGTCATTGAGCGAGTGACCAGGATTGACTCGAAAATCATTCCTATCGTCATGACCGGATTTGGAACCGTTGAGTGTGCGGTCCAGGCCATGAAAGCGGGCGCATTCGATTTTGTGACGAAGCCTTTCGATCCCGATACCGTCGTGGTGGTGGTGAAAAAAGCCATCGAGTTCCAACGTCTTCGCCAGGAAAACCAATTTCTCCGGAAAGCCGTGCGCGAGCAGTACCGCCTCGAGCAATTGATCGGCGTCAGCGAACCAATGCAGCAGGTCTTGGACTTTGTCCAAAAAGTCGCTGATAGCGACAGCACCGTCTTGATTCAGGGAGAAAGCGGAACGGGAAAAGAGTTGGTGGCACGGATGCTCCACTTCAACAGTTCCCGCAAAGATCGCCCGATGGTTCCGGTCAACTGCGGCGCCATTCCGGAAACGTTGCTCGAATCTGAACTGTTCGGGCATGAAAAAGGAGCCTTCACCGGCGCAGCCCAGACCAGAATGGGCCGATTCGAACTCGCCAATGGCGGAACGATCTTTCTCGACGAAGTCGGCGAAATGAGTCTCTCGCTTCAGGTTAAACTCCTCAGAGTAATTCAAGAACGATCGTTTGAGCGGGTGGGGGGAAGTCGGACGATTCAGGTCGATGTCCGAATTGTCGCGGCTACCAACCAGGACCTGGAGAAAATGGTCGAGGAGAAGCGGTTCCGGCAAGATCTCTTTTATCGCCTCAACGTCATTCCGATCGTTACCCCGCCATTGCGCGATCGGCAAAGCGATATTCCCTTGCTGATCGAACATTTCCTGAAGCGCTTCAATCATATGAAACAAACCGCCATCACGGGGTTTGCCCCTGAGGCGCTGGAGGTGTTGACGGCGTTTCATTGGCCCGGGAATATTCGCGAGCTGGAAAATATGATCGAGCGTTTGGTCGTACTCAAGAAACAGGGGCTCTTGACCGTGGCCGACTTGCCCGAGAAGCTGCACAAGAAGACGGCAAGTCAGCCCGAGATGAAGGACCAGTTCATCCGTTTTACCGAAGACGGAATTCATCTATCCAATGAAGTGGAGCAATACGAGAATCAATTGATCGGCGAAGCCATGCGGAAGGCGAATGGCGTCACCGCACGCGCCGCGCAGCTGCTCCACGTCAATCGTACGACACTTGTTGAGAAGTTGAAGCGCAGAGGGATCGACTCGAAATCCCGCGTCGAAGCGCTGCCGAATTAA
- a CDS encoding tetratricopeptide repeat protein, translated as MYSSHRYWTQLTLFLLAWFCLRPLAPGNLALVHAGPPVAAASTPTHTSESTELAFAILPDDGPRLEGQSQGMDALALQEGLNAYGKGEWPQARRLFEKVVSQQPESALTPTAMTFLAETALKENTSNGNRLEALDRYKTLIRDYPQSLNAKRAEWRMADVYLSQGWHQEAQSLYERALSHNAQTPDGERALLGIGYTALALAKWRDAELTFEDLRKRSNHDQILLHATVGLAASLFHQRRVHDASAMYDLAYRRWPKALRMNPLALGRYAWIQLDLHREVIGRGLLLQFYNLYPAHQDASTMLLRLADSLQSSKHLPSAELFYGFISTHYADSPQAALATVRLATLRVEQKVAAGNNPVTRNTAGLMYDTPSPDQNVADYIKHMQAIAAEHDHDAIGSEALFHVAARLEQSDEIAPALIAYQQVANRSSAGPDDPWPTKAGDRLAVILHPWMEAAVKSHDDLTLTTLFHRHGPAAERHYLSSPLLLEIAEAHDRLGFTTEAGRLYQLMAKGTKRPLVTEQALLGLAKVYLAQRDASAARKVLERYRLEYPAGRFEQEALHLLVQTMAEEGDLAGLLHFCRAWMLHHPKHPERPWMYQQMATVFLRLNKHEEAVIATEEAFKAGAPKTIVALLNYADLLAQMKRYQEAIDVYHTVVDKKPDQSQLQWARLQIVRGWQALKQYDRATVALAELGQTDDSLVTRFSSSFHESIKQERQLPQEGL; from the coding sequence GTGTACTCATCACACCGATATTGGACACAACTGACCCTATTTCTTCTGGCCTGGTTTTGCCTGCGCCCGCTGGCGCCCGGAAATCTCGCGCTGGTCCATGCCGGCCCTCCGGTAGCAGCTGCCTCCACTCCGACTCACACGTCTGAATCGACTGAACTCGCTTTCGCAATCTTGCCGGATGACGGACCGCGGCTCGAAGGGCAATCGCAAGGAATGGATGCGTTGGCCTTGCAGGAGGGCCTCAACGCGTATGGCAAGGGGGAGTGGCCTCAGGCGCGCCGGCTATTCGAAAAAGTGGTTTCTCAACAACCGGAAAGCGCGCTGACTCCCACGGCGATGACGTTCCTCGCCGAGACCGCGTTGAAGGAAAACACCTCGAATGGCAACCGGTTGGAAGCGCTTGACCGATACAAGACGCTGATACGCGATTATCCTCAATCCCTCAACGCGAAACGCGCGGAATGGCGTATGGCTGATGTGTATCTCTCGCAAGGATGGCATCAGGAAGCGCAATCCTTATACGAACGGGCGCTGTCGCATAATGCGCAAACGCCCGACGGGGAGCGGGCGTTGTTAGGGATCGGCTATACCGCGTTGGCTCTGGCCAAATGGAGGGATGCTGAGCTGACGTTCGAGGATTTGCGGAAGCGAAGCAATCACGATCAAATTCTTCTGCATGCCACCGTGGGACTCGCCGCTTCTCTGTTCCATCAACGACGGGTTCACGATGCTTCGGCCATGTATGACTTGGCGTATCGACGCTGGCCAAAGGCCCTGCGAATGAATCCACTTGCCCTGGGACGCTATGCCTGGATTCAACTGGATTTGCACCGTGAGGTAATCGGCCGGGGCTTGCTGCTGCAGTTTTACAATCTCTATCCCGCTCACCAGGATGCGTCAACCATGCTCTTGCGATTGGCGGATAGTCTTCAGTCCTCGAAGCACCTGCCAAGCGCGGAATTATTTTACGGATTTATTTCGACCCATTACGCAGACAGCCCACAAGCGGCGTTAGCTACTGTCCGCCTGGCCACCCTGAGAGTGGAGCAGAAGGTCGCAGCCGGTAACAATCCGGTGACGCGGAATACTGCGGGGCTCATGTATGACACCCCCTCTCCGGATCAGAATGTGGCCGACTATATCAAACACATGCAGGCGATTGCCGCAGAACACGATCACGATGCTATCGGGAGCGAAGCGCTGTTTCATGTGGCCGCGCGTCTTGAACAGTCTGACGAGATTGCCCCGGCGTTGATTGCCTATCAGCAAGTCGCCAATCGGAGCAGTGCGGGACCCGACGATCCCTGGCCGACCAAAGCCGGCGATCGGCTCGCCGTCATCTTGCATCCCTGGATGGAAGCCGCGGTGAAATCACACGACGATTTGACGCTGACCACGCTGTTTCATCGCCATGGGCCCGCTGCTGAACGGCACTATCTGTCGTCTCCGCTCTTGCTCGAAATTGCCGAGGCGCACGATCGTCTAGGATTTACGACAGAAGCTGGTCGGCTCTATCAACTCATGGCGAAAGGGACCAAGCGCCCTCTGGTCACTGAACAGGCGCTCCTGGGGCTGGCAAAGGTGTATCTCGCGCAACGCGATGCCTCGGCGGCCAGAAAAGTCTTGGAGCGCTATCGTTTGGAGTATCCTGCGGGCCGTTTTGAGCAGGAAGCGCTTCATCTGCTTGTCCAGACCATGGCGGAAGAAGGGGATCTGGCCGGTCTGCTGCATTTCTGTCGGGCCTGGATGCTCCACCATCCCAAGCACCCGGAGCGGCCCTGGATGTATCAGCAGATGGCCACCGTGTTTCTGCGTCTCAATAAGCATGAGGAAGCGGTGATTGCGACGGAAGAAGCGTTTAAAGCCGGGGCACCGAAGACCATCGTCGCCCTGCTCAACTATGCCGATCTGTTGGCGCAGATGAAGCGATATCAAGAGGCCATCGACGTCTACCACACCGTCGTCGATAAGAAGCCCGATCAATCTCAGCTCCAATGGGCTCGCCTGCAGATTGTCCGTGGCTGGCAGGCCTTGAAGCAATACGACCGCGCCACGGTGGCGCTCGCGGAACTCGGACAGACCGATGACTCTCTCGTAACCAGGTTTTCTAGCTCATTCCATGAAAGCATCAAACAGGAGCGGCAGTTGCCGCAGGAGGGACTATGA